A single genomic interval of Helianthus annuus cultivar XRQ/B chromosome 13, HanXRQr2.0-SUNRISE, whole genome shotgun sequence harbors:
- the LOC110900020 gene encoding anthocyanidin 3-O-glucosyltransferase 2, which translates to MANTLAELIFIPAPGVGHLKLTMEIAKLLVNRDQRLFITVLVIKPLSVSSGTAVTAYIESLAENNMNHISFILLPQDETQPFHDPKDPSNSPIEFINSHSKYARNAVTDLKSQPGSRWIVGFVVDMFCTSMIDVANEFDVPTFVFFTSNAAFLGFTLYIKTLCDDLNRDVVDLSNSGTEILVPSFVNPVPTKVFWSGVKTRSGLDFVQWFARKLGEAKGIIVNTFLDLETHAIESLSADTSIPPLYPVGPILNLEGGSGGGKPFDDDVVRWLDSQPSSSVVFLCFGTNGSFDEVQVKEIARGLEQSGYRFVWSLRRPPSDQTSRDPSDYEDPSVVLPEGFLERTRGIGKVIGWSPQAPVLGHEAIGGFVSHCGWNSLLESLWFGVPTATWPMYAEQHMNAFEMVVELGLAVEIELDYMKDLYNTKANTIIVTAEQIESGIRRLMEDNEIRRKVKEMSAKSRSAVVEGGSSYASIGCLIQDFVRDNF; encoded by the coding sequence ATGGCTAATACACTTGCAGAGCTAATATTCATCCCTGCCCCTGGGGTCGGTCATCTCAAGTTAACCATGGAGATCGCAAAATTACTTGTGAATCGAGATCAACGTCTCTTCATAACCGTCCTTGTCATCAAGCCTCTTAGCGTGAGTTCTGGCACAGCCGTCACTGCCTACATAGAATCATTAGCTGAAAACAACATGAATCACATATCCTTCATTCTACTACCTCAAGATGAAACCCAACCGTTTCATGACCCAAAAGATCCGAGCAATTCCCCAATAGAGTTCATCAATAGTCACAGCAAATATGCTAGAAATGCGGTTACTGACTTGAAAAGTCAACCAGGTTCGCGTTGGATTGTTGGGTTTGTCGTTGACATGTTTTGCACCAGCATGATTGATGTGGCTAATGAGTTTGATGTTCCAACCTTCGTTTTCTTTACGTCTAATGCTGCTTTTCTTGGATTTACATTATATATTAAAACACTCTGTGATGATCTGAACAGAGATGTTGTTGACCTGAGCAACTCAGGAACCGAGATATTGGTTCCAAGCTTTGTCAATCCGGTGCCAACCAAAGTATTTTGGAGTGGCGTCAAGACTAGATCTGGACTGGATTTTGTTCAGTGGTTTGCCCGGAAACTTGGAGAGGCAAAAGGAATCATCGTTAATACATTCTTGGATCTAGAAACACACGCGATAGAGTCCTTGTCTGCTGACACTAGCATCCCGCCTTTGTATCCGGTGGGACCCATACTCAACTTAGAAGGCGGTTCTGGTGGTGGGAAACCTTTTGACGATGACGTCGTTAGGTGGTTGGATAGTCAACCATCTTCCTCGgttgtgtttttgtgttttggGACTAATGGAAGTTTTGATGAGGTCCAAGTGAAGGAGATAGCACGTGGACTAGAGCAGAGCGGATACCGTTTCGTGTGGTCCCTACGTCGACCTCCGTCAGATCAAACATCAAGGGACCCAAGCGATTATGAGGATCCGAGTGTGGTACTGCCAGAAGGGTTTTTGGAACGAACACGTGGAATAGGGAAGGTGATTGGGTGGTCCCCACAGGCGCCGGTGCTGGGTCATGAAGCAATTGGAGGGTTCGTGTCCCACTGTGGGTGGAACTCATTGTTGGAGAGCTTATGGTTCGGTGTACCAACAGCAACATGGCCGATGTACGCTGAGCAACATATGAACGCGTTTGAAATGGTGGTGGAGTTGGGTCTGGCGGTGGAGATAGAGTTGGATTATATGAAGGATTTGTATAATACCAAGGCTAATACAATCATTGTGACAGCTGAACAGATAGAAAGTGGGATAAGACGGTTGATGGAGGATAACGAGAttagaagaaaagtgaaagagaTGAGTGCGAAGAGTAGATCAGCTGTGGTGGAGGGCGGCTCATCATATGCATCTATTGGTTGTCTGATTCAAGATTTTGTAAGGGACAACTTTTGA
- the LOC110900021 gene encoding putative disease resistance RPP13-like protein 1, which produces MAEVVLSSLLPVLFDKLTDAALKTIARHKGIDAEIKKLQKSLVSIQLYLTHASQMEITDPSLKQRLNDLQHLAYDIEDVLDGWATDAMDPEFKQEPEGITGKVRKLITPTCCTTFSRTTTMIAELDDISTKLQDLVKEKDNLGLDNLGLKVEEEARPRIINNNRRLQTSVVNPSSIVGRQAHKDALVQQLLLPADEPCDQNYSIVPIIGMGGLGKTTLARLVYDEQLVKDHFDLKAWVCVSDEFDTVRISKEIFQSMANQEVADFNRLQEALKDHVKGKKFLLVLDDIWSESYEDWETLVRPLYTCDPGSKIIITTRKDKLLKKLGYNPLNKQLESLSDDDALSLVARNALGVDNFDSHLSLKPYAEGVVKKCGGLPLALIALGRLLRTKKDEVEHWKEVLNSEIWRLNNEDGILLALRLSYHDLSAPLKRLFAYCSLFPKDFLFDKEDLVLLWMAEGFLQQATPNDSTEEQCLGRKFFDELMSRSFFQHAPNNESLFVMHDLMNDLATSVAGEFFVRLDGEAKKDIGVERLKYHRHMSFVREEFVTYEKFKGFTEAIKLRTFLATSVGKVESWRSCYLSGKILTDLLPELPFLRVLNLSNFKISELPESFGTLRHLRYLNLSRTRITHLPEKVCNLFNLRTLILFGCDRLTKLPNNFLNLKNLQHLDVRDTLISFQMLLEIGKLKSLQISLSKIDIESERGIEIAKLKDFENLYGKISVVGLEKVQNAIYAHEANFSEKRLSELELVWGDELNDSRNDMLEKEVLNELKPCHDKLIKLKLMSYGGSEFPKWVGDPSFLHLKHVSISGCKRCTSIPPLGQLSSLKELFIQGLNAVEVVAFELFESGRAFPSLEILSFCDMRGWKKWSGAVFPRLQNLEIRNCPNLVEVTLEALPSLNDLELVNCDSGVLRSLVEVASAVTKLDIRVISGLDDVVWGGVIESLGAVEELSMHSCNEIRYLVKSDADASKILVKLRKLEVWHCENLVSIGEKEEEDNCRSNLLTSLRKLEVYNCKNMERCSCPDGVEELTVSGCSSMRVVSFPKGGQEKLRSLTIWNCRNLLEKEWGGEKTNNRSSMPMLEYVFISDWPNLKSIIELNCLVHLTELFISDCENLELFPDTLKSLKKLEIIRCPKLEVSFPGDNLTSLKELIIRECPRMDASLPGWVWPPKLQFLNIGWLKKPFSEWGPQSFPTSLVELSLYGGGEDGGRSCSEFSHLLPSSLTSLQITEFKNLESVSMGLQHLTSLQSLSFEDCPNLKKVASHPQQLTSLHHLTFYRCPKMMDLPEMLLPSLLSLNIWYDCPGGGLKERCSKNGSYWPLISHIPCITIQEFLNMKI; this is translated from the exons ATGGCTGAAGTCGTGCTTTCTTCCCTCCTCCCTGTCCTCTTTGACAAGCTGACTGATGCAGCTTTGAAAACCATTGCTCGCCACAAGGGTATTGATGCAGAGATCAAGAAATTGCAGAAATCCTTAGTCTCCATCCAACTTTATCTTACTCATGCTTCTCAGATGGAGATAACCGATCCATCTCTGAAACAGCGACTGAATGATCTCCAGCATCTGGCTTATGACATTGAGGACGTCCTCGATGGTTGGGCAACTGACGCTATGGACCCTGAGTTCAAGCAAGAGCCAGAAGGCATCACCGGCAAGGTAAGAAAGCTAATCACCCCAACGTGTTGCACAACTTTCTCCCGGACTACTACTATGATTGCCGAGTTAGATGATATTTCCACCAAACTACAAGATCTAGTTAAGGAGAAAGATAACCTTGGTTTAGATAATCTTGGTTTGAAAGTGGAAGAGGAAGCCAGGCCAagaattattaataataatagaaGATTACAAACCTCTGTTGTCAACCCTTCTAGTATTGTTGGGCGCCAAGCTCATAAAGATGCACTCGTTCAACAGTTATTGTTACCCGCTGATGAACCATGTGATCAAAACTATAGCATTGTTCCCATAATTGGTATGGGTGGGCTTGGGAAAACTACTCTTGCTAGACTTGTGTATGACGAACAGCTGGTCAAGGATCACTTTGATCTAAAAGCATGGGTTTGTGTCTCTGATGAGTTTGATACCGTTCGTATAAGCAAAGAGATCTTTCAATCTATGGCAAACCAGGAAGTTGCAGATTTTAATCGGCTTCAAGAAGCTCTTAAAGATCACGTAAAGGGTAAAAAGTTTCTGTTGGTACTTGATGACATATGGAGCGAAAGTTATGAGGATTGGGAAACCCTCGTTAGACCGTTGTATACATGTGATCCTGGAAGCAAGATCATCATAACAACTCGGAAGGATAAGTTGCTTAAAAAACTGGGTTACAATCCTCTAAACAAGCAGCTGGAGAGCCTCTCAGATGATGACGCCTTGTCTTTAGTCGCTCGAAATGCATTAGGTGTAGATAACTTTGATTCACATTTGTCGCTCAAACCATATGCTGAAGGTGTTGTAAAAAAATGTGGAGGATTACCTTTAGCTTTAATAGCACTTGGTAGATTGTTGAGAACAAAAAAAGACGAAGTAGAGCACTGGAAGGAAGTGTTAAACAGTGAGATATGGAGATTAAATAATGAAGATGGAATTCTCCTAGCCCTTAGATTGAGCTACCATGATTTGTCTGCACCTTTGAAGAGGTTGTTTGCATACTGCTCATTGTTTCCCAAGGACTTCCTGTTTGATAAGGAGGATCTGGTTTTACTTTGGATGGCAGAAGGGTTCTTGCAGCAGGCAACTCCAAATGATTCAACAGAAGAACAGTGCTTGGGTCGCAAATTCTTTGACGAGTTGATGTCAAGGTCGTTTTTTCAACATGCACCTAATAATGAATCATTATTTGTGATGCATGACCTCATGAATGACTTGGCAACATCTGTTGCTGGTGAGTTTTTTGTAAGGTTAGACGGTGAGGCAAAGAAGGATATTGGTGTGGAGAGGTTGAAGTACCACCGCCATATGTCATTTGTTCGTGAAGAATTTGTAACTTACGAGAAATTCAAAGGATTCACCGAAGCCATAAAATTGAGGACATTCTTGGCAACGTCTGTTGGGAAGGTTGAAAGTTGGAGAAGTTGCTACTTATCCGGTAAGATTCTTACTGACTTGCTTCCTGAGTTACCATTTCTAAGGGTTCTAAATTTGAGCAACTTTAAAATAAGTGAGCTACCGGAGTCCTTTGGTACATTGAGGCACTTGAGATATCTTAATCTATCTCGAACTCGTATCACACATTTACCGGAGAAAGTTTGCAATCTCTTTAATTTACGAACATTGATCCTGTTTGGTTGTGATAGATTAACTAAGTTGCCCAACAACTTCCTAAATCTGAAGAACCTGCAACATCTTGACGTTAGGGACACCCTCATTTCATTTCAGATGCTGTTAGAGATTGGTAAGTTGAAAAGCCTACAAATTTCTCTCTCGAAAATCGATATCGAAAGTGAAAGGGGAATTGAAATAGCCAAACTTAAAGACTTTGAGAATCTATATGGGAAAATTTCTGTTGTAGGTTTGGAAAAAGTGCAAAATGCAATTTATGCACATGAGGCGAACTTTTCAGAAAAGAGGCTTAGTGAGTTAGAGCTTGTGTGGGGTGATGAGCTAAATGATTCTCGAAATGACATGCTTGAAAAGGAGGTTCTAAATGAGCTGAAGCCTTGTCATGATAAGTTAATAAAACTCAAACTTATGTCATATGGGGGATCAGAGTTTCCAAAGTGGGTTGGGGATCCCTCGTTTCTTCATTTGAAGCATGTGTCAATAAGTGGTTGTAAGAGATGTACATCAATACCGCCACTGGGACAGCTATCATCACTTAAGGAGTTGTTTATTCAAGGCCTAAATGCAGTGGAAGTTGTGGCTTTTGAGTTATTTGAATCTGGTCGCGCATTTCCATCACTTGAAATTCTGAGTTTTTGTGATATGCGTGGATGGAAGAAATGGTCAGGGGCTGTGTTTCCACGCTTGCAAAACCTTGAAATAAGAAATTGTCCTAATTTGGTTGAAGTCACACTTGAAGCACTGCCTTCATTGAATGATCTAGAATTAGTCAACTGTGACAGTGGTGTGTTGAGAAGTCTGGTTGAAGTAGCATCAGCAGTCACCAAGTTGGATATAAGGGTTATTTCAGGGCTTGATGATGTGGTATGGGGAGGTGTTATAGAGTCTCTTGGGGCAGTCGAAGAATTAAGCATGCATAGCTGTAATGAAATAAGGTACCTGGTGAAATCAGATGCAGATGCAAGTAAGATTCTTGTGAAGCTGAGGAAACTGGAAGTGTGGCATTGTGAGAATTTGGTGAGTATAGGAGAGAAAGAAGAGGAGGATAATTGTAGAAGCAACCTCCTAACGTCTCTTAGGAAGTTGGAAGTGTATAACTGTAAGAATATGGAGCGTTGCAGCTGTCCAGATGGCGTTGAGGAGTTGACTGTCTCTGGTTGTAGTTCAATGAGAGTTGTGTCGTTTCCAAAAGGAGGACAGGAGAAGCTGAGGTCACTTACAATATGGAATTGCAGGAACCTATTGGAAAAGGAGTGGGGAGGAGAAAAGACGAACAACAGAAGCAGCATGCCCATGCTTGAATATGTATTTATAAGTGATTGGCCAAATCTGAAATCAATCATTGaattgaactgcttggttcaccTCACTGAATTGTTTATATCCGACTGTGAAAACCTTGAGTTATTTCCAGACACTTTAAAATCGTTAAAGAAACTGGAAATAATCAGGTGTCCCAAATTGGAGGTTTCCTTTCCTGGTGACAATTTGACATCATTGAAGGAACTGATAATAAGAGAGTGTCCAAGAATGGATGCTTCTTTACCTGGTTGGGTTTGGCCTCCTAAACTGCAATTCTTAAATATTGGGTGGTTGAAGAAGCCCTTCTCAGAGTGGGGCCCACAAAGTTTTCCAACATCACTTGTGGAACTATCCTTATACGGTGGTGGTGAAGATGGAGGTCGTAGTTGTAGTGAATtttctcatcttcttccttcatCTCTTACTTCTCTTCAAATAACTGAATTTAAGAACTTGGAATCAGTTTCAATGGGACTCCAACACCTCACCTCCCTCCAATCTCTCTCTTTTGAAGATTGCCCTAATCTGAAGAAAGTGGCTTCCCATCCCCAGCAACTCACCTCCCTCCACCATCTCACTTTTTACAGATGCCCTAAGATGATGGATCTACCAGAAATGTTGTTGCCTTCACTCTTGAGTTTAAACATCTGGTATGATTGCCCAGGAGGAGGTCTGAAAGAAAGATGCAGTAAAAACGGGAGTTACTGGCCCCTCATCTCCCATATCCCCTGTATCACCATACAAGAATTCTTAAATATGAAG ATTTGA